In the Streptomyces sp. f51 genome, one interval contains:
- a CDS encoding SDR family oxidoreductase encodes MRVLLTGHQGYLGTVMAPVLTAAGHEVVGLDSGLFADCVLGPTPADPPGPRVDLRDVTAEHVAGVDAVIHLAALSNDPLGSLAPELTYDINHHASVKLARLAREAGVRRFLYASTCSVYGAAGGDELVAEEAPLRPVTPYAESKVRVEDDLHELADGDFSPVYMRNATAFGYSPRLRADIVLNNLVGHALLSGEVLVLSDGTPWRPLVHAADIARAFTAALDAPRDAVHDRAFNIGSETNNVTVAEIAEQVAEAVEGAKVVITGENGADPRSYRVDFSRFRAAIPGFDCEWSVKRGALELADAYRKHGLTRESFEQRFTRLAVLRAASEAGTVDDTLRWRR; translated from the coding sequence TTGCGCGTACTGCTGACCGGGCACCAGGGCTATCTGGGCACCGTCATGGCCCCGGTCCTCACGGCCGCCGGGCACGAGGTCGTCGGTCTGGACTCCGGGCTGTTCGCCGACTGCGTGCTCGGCCCGACGCCCGCGGACCCGCCCGGGCCCCGGGTCGACCTGCGTGACGTCACGGCCGAACACGTGGCCGGGGTGGACGCCGTGATCCACCTGGCCGCGCTGTCCAACGACCCGCTGGGGTCGCTGGCACCGGAACTCACCTACGACATCAACCACCACGCGTCCGTGAAGCTGGCCCGCCTCGCCCGCGAGGCCGGGGTGCGGCGCTTCCTGTACGCGTCCACGTGCTCGGTCTACGGAGCCGCCGGAGGCGACGAACTGGTCGCCGAGGAGGCGCCGTTGCGCCCGGTGACGCCGTACGCGGAGTCCAAGGTGCGGGTGGAGGACGACCTGCACGAGCTCGCCGACGGCGACTTCAGCCCCGTGTACATGCGCAACGCCACCGCCTTCGGCTACTCGCCCCGGCTGCGCGCCGACATCGTGCTGAACAACCTGGTGGGACACGCCCTGCTGTCCGGCGAGGTCCTCGTCCTGTCCGACGGCACGCCCTGGCGCCCGCTGGTGCACGCCGCCGACATCGCCCGGGCCTTCACGGCCGCGCTGGACGCGCCCCGGGACGCGGTGCACGACCGGGCGTTCAACATCGGCAGCGAGACGAACAACGTAACGGTCGCCGAGATCGCCGAGCAGGTCGCCGAGGCGGTGGAAGGCGCCAAGGTGGTGATCACCGGGGAGAACGGCGCCGATCCGCGGTCCTACCGGGTGGACTTCTCCCGGTTCCGCGCGGCGATCCCCGGCTTCGACTGCGAGTGGTCGGTAAAGCGGGGCGCGCTCGAACTCGCCGACGCCTACCGCAAGCACGGGCTGACCCGGGAGAGCTTCGAGCAGCGCTTCACCCGGCTCGCCGTGCTGCGCGCCGCCTCCGAGGCCGGCACCGTCGACGACACCCTGCGGTGGCGCCGGTGA
- a CDS encoding PIG-L deacetylase family protein gives MIGLGAGRRLDRIVAVGAHCDDIAIGAGGTLLALCLARPGVRVDALVLSGGGSEREQEERAALAAFCPGADLRLTVHKLPDGRLPAHWDEAKRAVEDLRAQTEPDLVLAPRTEDAHQDHRGLAKLMTTAFRDHLVLGYEIVKWDGDLGRPVAYQPLSPEIAERKALLLQEHYPSQRHRSWYDREAFLGLARIRGIECNARYAEAFAVTKLTLDLGE, from the coding sequence GTGATCGGGCTCGGCGCCGGACGGCGTCTGGACCGGATCGTCGCGGTGGGCGCGCACTGCGACGACATAGCCATCGGCGCGGGGGGCACGCTGCTCGCGCTGTGCCTCGCGCGGCCGGGCGTCCGCGTGGACGCGCTGGTGCTCTCGGGCGGCGGCAGCGAGCGGGAGCAGGAGGAGCGGGCCGCGCTCGCCGCCTTCTGCCCCGGCGCCGATCTCCGGCTGACGGTGCACAAGCTGCCCGACGGCCGGCTGCCCGCGCACTGGGACGAGGCCAAGCGCGCGGTCGAGGACCTGCGCGCGCAGACGGAGCCCGATCTCGTCCTCGCGCCGCGCACCGAGGACGCGCACCAGGACCACCGCGGTCTGGCGAAGCTCATGACCACGGCGTTCCGCGACCATCTCGTGCTCGGCTACGAGATCGTCAAGTGGGACGGCGACCTCGGCCGTCCGGTGGCGTACCAGCCGCTGTCGCCCGAGATCGCCGAACGGAAGGCGCTGCTGCTCCAGGAGCACTATCCCTCGCAGCGGCACCGGTCCTGGTACGACCGGGAGGCCTTCCTGGGGCTCGCCCGGATCCGCGGTATCGAATGCAACGCGCGCTACGCCGAGGCGTTCGCCGTCACCAAACTCACTCTCGACCTGGGGGAATGA
- a CDS encoding glucose-1-phosphate cytidylyltransferase, whose product MKVVLFCGGYGMRMRSGASDDVPKPMAMVGPRPLIWHVMRYYAHFGHTEFILCLGYGARHIKDFFLNYEETTSNDFVLRGGRTELLSTDISSWTITFVQTGIESPIGERLRRVRPYLDGDEMFLANYADVLTDAPLPEMIDNFARRDAGASMMVVPPQSSFHCVDLGEDGLVGGITAVSDMPLWENGGYFVLRQEVFDHIPENGDLVADGCARLAKEGRLVAHQHRGFWKPTDTVKERAALDEAYARGERPWAVWEHEGTRALVPASRTGTGAGTA is encoded by the coding sequence ATGAAGGTCGTACTGTTCTGCGGCGGCTACGGGATGCGCATGCGCAGCGGAGCCTCCGACGACGTGCCCAAGCCGATGGCGATGGTCGGCCCCCGCCCGCTGATCTGGCACGTCATGCGCTACTACGCGCACTTCGGGCACACCGAGTTCATCCTGTGCCTCGGGTACGGGGCCCGCCACATCAAGGACTTCTTCCTCAACTACGAGGAGACGACGTCCAACGACTTCGTGCTGCGGGGCGGCAGGACCGAGCTGCTGTCCACCGACATCTCCTCCTGGACGATCACGTTCGTGCAGACGGGCATCGAGTCGCCGATCGGCGAACGGCTGCGCCGGGTGCGCCCGTACCTGGACGGCGACGAGATGTTCCTCGCCAACTACGCCGACGTGCTCACCGACGCCCCGCTGCCGGAGATGATCGACAACTTCGCCCGGCGCGACGCCGGCGCGTCGATGATGGTGGTGCCGCCGCAGTCCTCGTTCCACTGCGTGGACCTGGGCGAGGACGGGCTCGTGGGAGGCATCACCGCGGTCAGCGACATGCCGCTGTGGGAGAACGGCGGCTACTTCGTGCTCCGCCAGGAGGTCTTCGACCACATCCCGGAGAACGGGGACCTGGTCGCCGACGGCTGCGCCCGGCTGGCCAAGGAGGGAAGGCTGGTGGCGCACCAGCACCGCGGTTTCTGGAAGCCGACCGACACCGTGAAGGAGCGGGCGGCGCTCGACGAGGCCTACGCGCGGGGCGAGCGCCCGTGGGCCGTGTGGGAGCACGAGGGCACCCGGGCGCTCGTGCCCGCGAGCCGGACCGGCACCGGGGCGGGGACCGCGTGA
- a CDS encoding class I SAM-dependent methyltransferase, translating to MSRCRLCGAASLASVVDLGATPPCESFLAADQLDQPEPAYPLHLRVCTTCWLAQIPPLITPEETFSEYAYFSSFSTSWVEHARTFVDGAVEKAGLGADAFVVEVASNDGYLLKHVVERGIRCLGVEPSVNVGAAARDAGVPTLTAFLSPDTGAAVRAEHGPADLVVANNVYAHIPDVVGFTQGLRALVADDGWVSIEVQHLLTLIEENQYDTIYHEHFQYYTVASAIRALASGGLTLVDVELLPTHGGSVRLWARPDEVAGEPSARVAEVLDREKAAGLQDLSGYTEFSARVAKVRRDLLRFLIDAAERGESVVGYGAPGKGNTLLNHCGIRPDLLAYTVDRNPYKHGRFTPGTRVPILAPEQIAADKPDYVLVLPWNLRAELTEQLSFVHEWGGRLVFPIPELSIVEVKA from the coding sequence ATGTCACGTTGCCGACTCTGCGGCGCGGCGTCGCTCGCGAGCGTCGTCGATCTCGGGGCGACCCCGCCGTGCGAGAGCTTTCTCGCCGCGGACCAACTGGACCAGCCGGAGCCGGCGTACCCGCTGCACCTGCGGGTGTGCACCACCTGCTGGCTCGCGCAGATCCCGCCGCTGATCACACCTGAGGAGACGTTCAGCGAGTACGCGTACTTCTCCTCCTTCTCGACCTCCTGGGTCGAGCACGCGCGCACGTTCGTCGACGGCGCGGTGGAGAAGGCCGGTCTCGGCGCCGACGCGTTCGTGGTCGAGGTGGCGAGCAACGACGGCTATCTGCTCAAGCACGTGGTGGAGCGCGGGATCCGCTGCCTGGGCGTCGAGCCCTCGGTGAACGTCGGCGCGGCGGCACGGGACGCGGGCGTGCCCACGCTCACGGCGTTCCTGAGCCCGGACACCGGTGCCGCCGTCCGCGCCGAACACGGCCCCGCGGACCTGGTCGTGGCCAACAACGTGTACGCGCACATCCCCGACGTGGTCGGGTTCACCCAGGGGCTGCGCGCCCTGGTCGCCGACGACGGCTGGGTCTCCATCGAGGTGCAGCACCTGCTGACGCTGATCGAGGAGAACCAGTACGACACGATCTACCACGAGCACTTCCAGTACTACACGGTCGCGTCCGCGATCCGGGCGCTGGCGAGCGGTGGACTGACGCTCGTGGACGTCGAGTTGCTGCCCACGCACGGCGGCTCCGTCCGGCTGTGGGCGCGGCCCGACGAGGTGGCCGGTGAGCCGTCCGCGCGGGTGGCCGAGGTCCTCGACCGGGAGAAGGCGGCCGGGCTCCAGGACCTGTCCGGGTACACCGAGTTCTCCGCCCGGGTCGCCAAGGTGCGCCGGGACCTGCTGCGGTTCCTCATCGACGCGGCCGAGCGCGGCGAGAGCGTCGTCGGCTACGGCGCCCCGGGCAAGGGCAACACCCTGCTCAACCACTGCGGCATCCGGCCCGACCTGCTCGCGTACACGGTCGACCGCAACCCGTACAAGCACGGCCGGTTCACCCCGGGCACCCGCGTCCCGATCCTGGCGCCCGAGCAGATCGCCGCCGACAAGCCGGACTACGTCCTCGTCCTGCCGTGGAACCTGCGGGCCGAGCTCACCGAACAGCTGTCCTTCGTCCACGAATGGGGCGGCAGGCTCGTCTTCCCCATCCCCGAACTGAGCATTGTCGAGGTCAAGGCATGA
- a CDS encoding glycosyltransferase, whose protein sequence is MRVLVVHNRYASAQPSGENKVVDQEVALLRDGGHRVELFERRSDDIASLSLPGKAALPLLVPWNPGVRKDLAARLRAERPDVVHVHNVFPLLSPAVLAACADAGVPAVATLHNYTQICPPGTLQRDGRPCTDCVGSSPLPAVRHGCYRGSRLATVPLAVSLSVNRRRWWTGVERFFCISAAQRDVLAAAGMPAERLAVKHNFVPEPGVVRTDAGEHVLYLGRLAEAKGVRLLMAAWDEITAGGGVGVPLVVAGTGPLEAEVTAWAAGRDDVRYVGLYDQEECRRAIARSVAVVAPSTWLEAFGLVVVEAMAAGVPAVAAGHGAFVELVEDGVTGLLHQPGEAASLASCLRRVTAEPDGNREMGQAARRRYEKDFSPAVGLERLLEGYRTAIAGRSGGGDGPQPVGERTGSPRVHPRERDGGN, encoded by the coding sequence ATGCGCGTCCTCGTGGTGCACAACCGCTACGCCTCGGCGCAGCCGAGCGGAGAGAACAAGGTCGTCGACCAGGAGGTGGCCCTGCTGCGCGACGGCGGCCACCGGGTCGAGCTGTTCGAGCGGCGCAGCGACGACATCGCCTCCCTGTCCCTGCCGGGCAAGGCCGCGCTGCCGCTGCTGGTGCCGTGGAACCCGGGGGTGCGCAAGGATCTCGCGGCCCGGCTGCGCGCCGAGCGGCCGGACGTGGTGCACGTCCACAACGTCTTCCCGCTGCTGTCGCCCGCGGTGCTGGCCGCCTGCGCCGACGCCGGGGTGCCCGCCGTGGCCACGCTGCACAACTACACCCAGATCTGCCCGCCCGGCACGCTCCAGCGGGACGGCCGGCCCTGCACCGACTGCGTGGGGTCCTCGCCGCTGCCCGCCGTCCGCCACGGCTGCTACCGCGGCTCCCGCCTGGCGACGGTGCCGCTCGCGGTCAGCCTGTCGGTGAACCGGCGGCGGTGGTGGACCGGCGTGGAGCGCTTCTTCTGCATCTCGGCGGCACAGCGTGACGTCCTGGCGGCGGCGGGCATGCCGGCCGAACGGCTGGCGGTGAAGCACAACTTCGTGCCCGAGCCCGGCGTCGTGCGGACGGACGCGGGCGAGCACGTGCTCTATCTCGGCCGGCTCGCGGAGGCCAAGGGCGTACGGCTGCTCATGGCCGCGTGGGACGAGATCACCGCCGGCGGCGGAGTCGGCGTGCCGCTCGTGGTCGCCGGTACCGGACCGCTGGAGGCGGAGGTGACCGCCTGGGCGGCGGGGCGGGACGACGTGCGCTACGTCGGCCTGTACGACCAGGAGGAATGCCGGCGGGCCATCGCGCGGTCGGTGGCTGTGGTGGCCCCGTCCACCTGGCTGGAGGCGTTCGGCCTGGTGGTCGTGGAGGCGATGGCGGCGGGGGTGCCGGCGGTCGCCGCCGGTCACGGCGCCTTCGTCGAACTCGTCGAGGACGGGGTGACCGGGCTGCTGCACCAGCCGGGCGAGGCGGCCTCGCTCGCGTCCTGTCTGCGCCGGGTCACGGCGGAGCCGGACGGCAACCGGGAGATGGGACAGGCGGCCCGGCGCCGTTACGAGAAGGACTTCAGTCCGGCCGTCGGGCTGGAGCGACTCCTGGAGGGGTACCGCACCGCGATCGCGGGACGGTCCGGCGGCGGGGACGGCCCGCAGCCGGTAGGGGAAAGAACGGGCTCGCCGCGGGTACACCCGCGCGAGCGGGATGGGGGAAATTGA
- a CDS encoding O-antigen ligase domain-containing protein gives MSADRTDHTPKIVGTVWGLLILNTLGSAGAKTIVPLPRSLIQMVTMGALVTAFALALTVNARLRIRAGAYLFLLTVLLVLSVISSVHLESGFGALFRCFRLSLFVGTLWLLSRWWDGGTTFVRHHIRMYLAVLGTVAAGLIASPGAALPDLYGGRLVGALWPLTPPQIGQYAAVIIGLTVLLLLGGRTDRTSAAVVIVPSLVLLALTHTRTATLGLLVGLVLAIGSLMLTSAAARRFFTWAVAISAVVAVGFASALQTWFLRGQSQENFSSLTGRAKVWHALLTAPRSTTEYLFGHGLGDKSFDGLPIDNSWLAVYNEQGVIGVGLVAAFLVVLGAVALLRPPSLSRACAIFLISYCAMASYTEAGLGDASPYLLHLALAASLLATPASATPLTVPHIPRRRVPRWAQRSEVV, from the coding sequence ATGAGCGCCGACCGCACCGACCACACGCCGAAGATCGTCGGGACCGTCTGGGGACTGCTGATCCTCAACACGCTCGGCTCCGCCGGCGCGAAGACCATCGTCCCGCTGCCCCGCTCGCTCATCCAGATGGTCACCATGGGCGCGCTGGTCACCGCGTTCGCGCTGGCCCTGACGGTCAACGCCCGGCTGCGGATCCGGGCCGGGGCCTATCTGTTCCTGCTCACCGTGCTGCTGGTGCTGAGCGTGATCTCCAGCGTGCATCTGGAGTCCGGGTTCGGGGCGCTGTTCCGCTGCTTCAGACTCTCCCTGTTCGTCGGCACACTGTGGCTGCTCAGCCGCTGGTGGGACGGCGGGACGACCTTCGTCCGGCACCACATCCGGATGTACCTGGCGGTGCTGGGCACGGTGGCCGCCGGGCTGATCGCCTCACCGGGTGCCGCCCTGCCGGATCTGTACGGCGGACGGCTGGTCGGCGCGCTGTGGCCGCTCACCCCGCCGCAGATCGGACAGTACGCGGCGGTGATCATCGGTCTGACCGTGCTGCTCCTGCTCGGCGGCCGCACCGACCGGACCAGCGCGGCCGTGGTCATCGTGCCCTCGCTCGTCCTGCTCGCCCTGACCCACACCCGGACGGCCACGCTCGGCCTGCTCGTCGGGCTGGTGCTGGCGATCGGTTCGCTCATGCTGACCAGCGCCGCCGCGCGCCGGTTCTTCACCTGGGCGGTGGCGATCTCCGCGGTGGTGGCGGTGGGGTTCGCCTCCGCGCTCCAGACCTGGTTCCTGCGCGGACAGAGCCAGGAGAACTTCTCCAGCCTCACCGGCCGGGCCAAGGTCTGGCACGCCCTGCTGACGGCACCCCGGTCCACCACCGAGTACCTGTTCGGCCACGGTCTGGGCGACAAGTCGTTCGACGGGCTCCCGATCGACAACAGCTGGCTCGCCGTCTACAACGAACAGGGCGTGATCGGCGTCGGTCTGGTGGCCGCGTTCCTCGTCGTGCTCGGCGCGGTCGCGCTGCTGCGGCCGCCGTCGCTGTCGCGGGCCTGCGCGATCTTCCTGATCAGCTACTGCGCGATGGCGTCGTACACCGAGGCCGGACTGGGCGACGCCTCGCCGTATCTGCTGCACCTGGCCCTGGCCGCCTCCCTGCTGGCGACGCCCGCCTCGGCCACTCCCCTGACGGTGCCCCACATCCCGCGACGGCGTGTCCCGCGCTGGGCCCAGCGATCGGAGGTGGTCTGA
- a CDS encoding right-handed parallel beta-helix repeat-containing protein has product MGIKWRHWALPAALLALALPTATGCDSSQQARLKPTAVPSASVARVCAKPAPGPAKAPAGAVTVDPSKAGDLSAKTRSHPANTTFWLRPGKHRLDRDRYAQVVPKKGDVYIGAPGAVLDGGKTNQYAFAGTAPDVTIRHLTVQGFVPPQNEGVVNHDSADGWVIEHATIQDNSGAGLMAGARQQVRASCLRDNGQYGMNAYKGSGRITGLVLEGNEITGNNKDDWERRQPGCGCTGGVKFWAVDGADIRGNWVHDNRGTGLWADTNNNDFLIEDNVLEANDGAALIYETSYNAVIRGNTIRRNNWVEGRKYADRGDNFPFATIYLSESGGEPRIPARTDKIEIDRNLLENNWSGITLWENADRFCNSPANTSSGDCTLLVKNTKRCARPAIATAPLYADCRWKTQRVDIHNNRFVLDKSVVACTVRCDRMAVLANYGTYPDWSPYQGERVAEAITLKQHNRWHDNTYVGPWRFVAHDPSRVLDSVQWQATPYGQDAGSTFRAQDGG; this is encoded by the coding sequence TTGGGGATCAAGTGGCGGCACTGGGCGCTGCCTGCCGCACTGCTGGCGCTGGCCCTGCCGACGGCGACCGGCTGCGACAGCTCGCAGCAGGCTCGGCTGAAGCCGACCGCCGTGCCGTCCGCGTCCGTGGCGCGGGTGTGCGCCAAACCCGCGCCCGGTCCGGCGAAGGCGCCGGCGGGCGCGGTGACGGTCGACCCCTCGAAGGCCGGTGACCTCTCCGCGAAGACCAGGAGCCACCCCGCGAACACCACGTTCTGGCTGCGGCCCGGCAAGCACCGGCTCGACCGGGACCGCTACGCCCAGGTCGTCCCCAAGAAGGGGGACGTCTACATCGGAGCGCCCGGCGCGGTGCTCGACGGCGGGAAGACCAACCAGTACGCGTTCGCCGGCACCGCCCCGGACGTCACCATCCGCCATCTGACGGTGCAGGGCTTCGTCCCGCCGCAGAACGAGGGCGTGGTCAACCACGACTCGGCCGACGGCTGGGTGATCGAGCACGCGACGATCCAGGACAACTCGGGCGCCGGGCTGATGGCCGGTGCCCGCCAGCAGGTCCGCGCCAGTTGTCTGCGGGACAACGGCCAGTACGGGATGAACGCGTACAAGGGCAGCGGGCGCATCACGGGTCTGGTGCTGGAGGGCAACGAGATCACGGGCAACAACAAGGACGACTGGGAGCGGCGGCAGCCCGGCTGCGGCTGCACCGGAGGCGTCAAGTTCTGGGCCGTGGACGGCGCCGACATACGGGGCAACTGGGTGCACGACAACCGCGGAACCGGTCTGTGGGCGGACACCAACAACAACGACTTCCTCATCGAGGACAACGTGCTCGAGGCCAACGACGGCGCCGCGCTGATCTACGAGACCAGCTACAACGCGGTCATCAGGGGGAACACGATCCGGCGGAACAACTGGGTGGAGGGCCGCAAGTACGCCGACCGCGGGGACAACTTCCCGTTCGCGACGATCTATCTGTCCGAGTCCGGCGGCGAACCACGGATCCCGGCCCGTACGGACAAGATCGAGATCGACCGGAACCTGCTGGAGAACAACTGGTCGGGCATCACCCTGTGGGAGAACGCCGACCGGTTCTGCAACAGCCCGGCCAACACCTCGTCCGGCGACTGCACGTTGCTGGTGAAGAACACCAAGAGGTGCGCCCGGCCGGCGATCGCCACCGCGCCGCTGTACGCCGACTGCCGCTGGAAGACCCAGCGGGTGGACATCCACAACAACCGCTTCGTGCTGGACAAGTCCGTCGTCGCCTGCACGGTCAGGTGCGACCGCATGGCCGTGCTGGCCAACTACGGCACCTATCCGGACTGGTCGCCGTACCAGGGCGAGCGGGTGGCCGAGGCGATCACCCTCAAGCAGCACAACCGCTGGCACGACAACACCTACGTCGGACCGTGGCGGTTCGTCGCCCACGACCCGAGCCGGGTGCTCGACTCCGTGCAGTGGCAGGCCACGCCGTACGGCCAGGACGCGGGCAGCACCTTCCGCGCCCAGGACGGGGGCTGA
- a CDS encoding alginate lyase family protein, whose protein sequence is MTMSAGWYLRRLSRMGPREVGGRVGDTVRRRRWRSAPPACPAVTGARFTAVLPSGTVAAVPPDAAKRLVAEADRLMEGHAEFFGVDRDDLVDPDWCHDPRTGRRAPLVYAFDVPYRDEEAVGDIKQIWEPSRHQYLTVLAAAYAVTGDERYAERVAAHLRSWWTANAPLRGVHWTSGIELGIRLLSWVWIRRLLDGWAGASALFEDNPVAREQIWHHQRWLAAFPSRGSSANNHVIAEAAGQLAAACAFGWFPSSGRWRAEAMRSLDRQLRGNTFGSGLNRELASEYHGLVLELGLAAVAEADAAGVPVPATVRLVLLRMTDALAAVVDNRLRPPRQGDADDGHGLVVDGAGTDRWGSLLATGDAVFGRLDWWPEVTGTDVRTPLLAALVRPYGGKGTTPPVSRPASRPAHFPDAGMTVLRGPGEIWARCDGGPHGFLSIAAHAHADALSVEVRHDGVDVLADPGTFCYHGQPEWRRYFRSTLGHNTLELDGTDQSVSGGPFLWTRHARTRVLVADTSGAEVARWCAEHDGYESSTHRRRVELASASRELTVTDEVLGPRREVRLAFHLGPAVTAELAGNKARLSWTRDGEERSAELDLPGRLDWRAHRGESEPPLGWYSPGFGRKEPATTLVGTGVTDGTQGFTTVLRFHG, encoded by the coding sequence ATGACGATGAGCGCGGGCTGGTACCTGCGGCGGCTGTCCCGGATGGGGCCGCGGGAGGTCGGCGGCCGGGTGGGCGACACCGTGCGCAGACGGCGGTGGCGCTCGGCGCCGCCCGCCTGCCCCGCGGTGACCGGCGCCCGGTTCACCGCCGTGCTGCCCTCCGGGACGGTCGCCGCGGTGCCGCCTGACGCCGCGAAGCGTCTGGTCGCCGAGGCGGACCGGCTGATGGAGGGGCACGCCGAGTTCTTCGGCGTGGACCGCGACGACCTGGTCGATCCGGACTGGTGCCACGACCCGAGGACCGGGCGCCGGGCGCCGCTGGTGTACGCCTTCGACGTGCCCTACCGCGACGAGGAGGCGGTCGGGGACATCAAGCAGATCTGGGAGCCGTCCCGGCACCAGTACCTCACCGTGCTGGCCGCCGCCTACGCGGTCACCGGGGACGAGCGGTACGCCGAGCGGGTGGCCGCGCACCTGCGGTCGTGGTGGACGGCCAACGCGCCGCTGCGCGGGGTGCACTGGACCAGCGGCATCGAGCTGGGGATCCGGCTGCTGTCCTGGGTGTGGATCCGCCGGCTGCTCGACGGCTGGGCCGGGGCGTCCGCCCTGTTCGAGGACAACCCGGTGGCGCGCGAGCAGATCTGGCACCACCAGCGCTGGCTGGCCGCCTTCCCCAGCCGGGGCTCATCGGCGAACAACCACGTCATCGCCGAGGCCGCCGGGCAGCTGGCCGCGGCCTGCGCGTTCGGCTGGTTCCCCTCCTCGGGGCGCTGGCGGGCCGAGGCGATGCGATCGCTCGACCGGCAGCTGCGCGGCAACACGTTCGGCTCGGGGCTCAACCGCGAACTGGCCTCCGAGTACCACGGGCTGGTGCTGGAGCTCGGCCTGGCCGCGGTGGCCGAGGCGGACGCCGCGGGTGTGCCGGTCCCGGCGACGGTCCGGCTGGTGCTGCTGCGGATGACCGACGCGCTCGCCGCGGTGGTGGACAACCGGCTGCGGCCCCCGCGCCAGGGGGACGCGGACGACGGGCACGGTCTGGTCGTGGACGGGGCGGGCACCGACCGCTGGGGCTCCCTGCTGGCCACCGGGGACGCCGTGTTCGGCCGGCTCGACTGGTGGCCCGAGGTGACCGGCACCGATGTGCGCACCCCGCTGCTGGCCGCGCTCGTGCGGCCGTACGGGGGGAAGGGAACCACTCCCCCGGTGTCCCGTCCGGCGAGCAGACCGGCCCACTTCCCGGACGCCGGTATGACCGTCCTGCGGGGTCCCGGGGAGATCTGGGCCCGCTGCGACGGCGGTCCGCACGGATTCCTGTCCATCGCGGCGCACGCCCACGCGGACGCGCTGTCGGTGGAGGTCAGGCACGACGGGGTCGACGTGCTCGCCGACCCCGGGACGTTCTGCTACCACGGACAGCCCGAGTGGCGGCGGTACTTCCGCTCCACCCTCGGCCACAACACCCTGGAACTGGACGGCACCGACCAGTCCGTCTCCGGCGGCCCGTTCCTGTGGACCCGGCACGCCCGCACCCGTGTCCTGGTCGCGGACACCTCGGGGGCGGAGGTGGCCCGCTGGTGCGCCGAGCACGACGGCTACGAGTCCTCCACCCATCGCCGGCGCGTGGAACTGGCTTCCGCGAGCCGCGAGTTGACGGTGACCGACGAGGTGCTCGGCCCGCGCCGGGAGGTGCGCCTCGCGTTCCACCTCGGCCCGGCGGTCACGGCGGAACTCGCGGGGAACAAGGCCCGGCTCAGCTGGACCCGGGACGGCGAGGAGCGCTCCGCGGAACTCGACCTGCCCGGCCGGCTGGACTGGCGGGCGCACCGCGGCGAGAGCGAACCGCCCCTCGGCTGGTACTCACCCGGCTTCGGGCGCAAGGAACCCGCCACCACGCTGGTCGGCACCGGTGTCACCGACGGCACGCAGGGGTTCACCACCGTACTCAGGTTTCACGGCTAG